A genomic window from Plasmodium reichenowi strain SY57 chromosome 6, whole genome shotgun sequence includes:
- a CDS encoding coatomer alpha subunit, putative (part of same gene as PRSY57_0605300A~gap found within coding sequence), with protein NMKICCVSLTRIKPKDEVVICPYCQSVAQKEFTSTICPNCLVAKLGIKALGFDFLNKNI; from the exons ataatatgaaaatatgtTGTGTTAGCTTAACCAGAATAAAACCAAAGGATGAAGTTGTTATTTGTCCATATTGTCAATCCGTAGCACAAAAAGAATTCACATCAACCATATGTCCAAATTGTCTCGTTGCAAAATTGGgaataaaa GCACTTGGATTCgactttttaaataaaaacatttaa
- a CDS encoding glutaredoxin-like protein — protein MDFIKVEDQGKYIEGNNGYQLFYLNSSTSKEYCSHIDVLNMMLEDYSSVLKIYVINVVDDNNKYEFQFYAKSQLIKSFVNTNIGSITSFLRKYMQTLSNEENTEEKNKENVREKEITQRIQNLLKNNKIILFMKGTKTFPQCKFSNAVIFMLNSMKIKYETYNILEDQDIRAHLKIYSNWPTYPQLYINAELIGGHDIIKSMYDNNELASIVPDDCFEE, from the coding sequence atggaTTTTATTAAGGTTGAGGACCAAGGGAAATATATAGAAGGAAATAATGGATATCAATTGTTTTACCTAAATTCGAGTACTTCTAAAGAATATTGTTCTCATATAGATGTTTTAAATATGATGTTAGAAGATTATTCTTCTGTCCTTAAGATATATGTCATAAATGTTGTAGAtgacaataataaatatgaatttcAATTTTATGCAAAATCACAATTAATTAAAAGTTTTGTTAATACTAATATAGGTAGTATTACATCttttttaagaaaataCATGCAAACCTTAtcaaatgaagaaaataccgaagaaaaaaataaagaaaatgtaagagaaaaagaaattacTCAACGAATACAaaatcttttaaaaaataacaaaattattttatttatgaaaGGTACTAAAACTTTCCCTCAATGTAAATTTAGTAATGCAGTTATATTCATGTTAAATAgtatgaaaataaaatatgaaacatataatatattagaaGATCAAGATATTAGAGCTCacttaaaaatatattcaaattGGCCTACATATCCAcagttatatataaatgcTGAATTGATCGGTGGTcatgatattataaaaagtatGTATGATAATAACGAACTTGCTTCAATTGTACCAGATGACTGTTTCgaagaataa
- a CDS encoding translation initiation factor IF-2, putative has translation MDAILAELGIEEKREDDVKANENEENEPTKMSKSKKKKEKLKQKKEQMKNKEDDEKDDEKGIDDEKDTDQKKDQDDQKDDDNQNEADNQNEGDNQKKKKNKKKKDKEKKAGGAAGAATGGMSEIAKAAAERLRLLKEYEEKKKEEERLKKEEEEERIRKEEEEKEKKRIAKLEKKMQLKKEGKLLSAKAKEEKKKNEIYLKQLKESGMLIEPREKSKSEYINLDINKTKLLLKKKKNKSIMVPTSSNNNNLNDDDKNNKQMLSNSSLKLNEEDELQGSQKVDEKDIVLDNWEDFLHIDEAKKKEQEENERKEKERKEKEKEEREKERKSVMNNNSSSTNYGRKSINIKNDILMRKGNKKKIDNELDDDDNNEYRSAIVCILGHVDTGKTKLLDKLRHTNVQDNEAGGITQQIGATFFPKDVLDKEIKKIDDTIKCLSKGIMIIDTPGHESFYNLRKRGSSLCDIAILVIDLMHGLEQQTKESIQILKQRNCPFVIALNKIDRLYMWNKNDWSPFNNTFKKQKPDTQEEFHDRLKNIINELSEQGLNCQLYWENMNPRKYVSIVPTSAITGEGIADLIMVLVKLTQTFMLKNIQYHDKLECTVLEVKNIEGLGTTIDVILTNGILRESDTIVLCGINGPIVTVIRALLTPQPLKELRIKNEYIHHKYIKACIGVKISANNLEEVLCGTSLFVVNNLEEEEEYKKKVMTDVSDVFNHVDKTGVGLYVMASTLGSLEALLIFLNDSKIPVFGVNIGTIQKKDVKKASIMREKGRPEYAVILAFDVKIDPEAEKEAALLGVEIMQRDIIYHLFDSFTAYLKKIEEEKKQSKITDAIFPCELSVINDCVFNKKDPIVIGVRVECGQLKIGTPLFVPEKNIKIGNVVSVQSNKKNFDKARKGDEVCIKICGEPHVTYGKHFDSTQKIYSKITRESIDVLKEYFRSELTMEDWKLVVQLKKIFNIV, from the coding sequence CTGGATGCTATTCTGGCCGAATTAGGaatagaagaaaaaagagAAGATGACGTAAAAGCAAATGAAAACGAGGAAAATGAACCTACAAAAATGTCCAAGTccaaaaagaaaaaagaaaaactcaaacaaaaaaaagaacaaatgaaaaataaagaagatGATGAGAAGGATGATGAAAAAGGTATAGACGATGAAAAAGATACAGACCAAAAAAAAGACCAGGATGACCAAAAAGATGATGATAACCAAAATGAAGCGGATAATCAAAATGAAGGTGATAACcaaaagaagaaaaaaaacaaaaagaaaaaagataaagaaaaaaaagcaGGAGGAGCAGCAGGAGCAGCTACAGGGGGTATGTCTGAAATTGCTAAAGCAGCTGCTGAAAGATTAAGgttattaaaagaatatgaagaaaaaaagaaagaagaagaaagattaaaaaaagaagaagaagaagaaagaattagaaaagaagaagaagaaaaggaaaaaaaaagaattgctaaattagaaaaaaaaatgcaattaaaaaaagaaggtAAATTATTAAGTGCTAAAGcgaaagaagaaaaaaaaaaaaatgaaatatatttaaaacaaTTAAAAGAATCAGGTATGCTAATAGAACCAAGAGAAAAAAGCAAATctgaatatataaatctagatataaataaaacgaaattgttattaaaaaagaaaaaaaacaaatcaATAATGGTACCAACAtcatcaaataataataatctaaatgatgatgataaaaataataaacaaatgTTGTCAAATAGTAGCCTTAAATTAAACGAAGAAGATGAATTACAAGGTTCTCAAAAAGTAgatgaaaaagatattGTACTAGATAATTGGGAAgattttttacatattgatgaagcaaaaaaaaaggaacaagaagaaaatgaaagaaaagaaaaagaaagaaaagaaaaagaaaaagaagaaagaGAAAAGGAAAGGAAGTCTgttatgaataataatagtagtagtaCAAATTATGGTAGGAAAagtattaatattaaaaatgatatattaatgagaaaaggaaataagaaaaaaatcGATAATGAATtagatgatgatgataataatgaatatagATCTGCTATTGTTTGTATATTAGGTCATGTAGATACAGggaaaacaaaattattagaTAAGTTAAGACATACAAATGTTCAAGATAATGAAGCTGGTGGTATAACACAACAAATTGGAGCAACATTTTTTCCAAAAGATGTATTagataaagaaataaaaaaaattgatgATACAATTAAATGTTTATCAAAAGGTATTATGATAATAGATACACCTGGACATGAgtctttttataatttaagaAAACGAGGTTCATCTTTATGTGATATAGCTATCTTAGTTATAGATTTAATGCATGGTCTAGAACAACAAACAAAAGAATCTATTcaaatattaaaacaaaGAAATTGTCCATTTGTTATAgcattaaataaaatagacagattatatatgtggaataaaaatgattggtcaccatttaataatacttttaaaaaacaaaaaccAGATACACAAGAAGAATTTCATGATAgattgaaaaatataattaatgaATTATCAGAACAAGGTTTAAATTGTCAATTATATTGGGAAAATATGAACCCAAGAAAATATGTATCCATAGTACCAACTAGTGCCATAACAGGTGAAGGTATAGCAGATCTAATTATGGTGTTAGTAAAGTTAACACAAACATTtatgttaaaaaatatacaatatcATGATAAATTAGAATGTACTGTATTAgaagtaaaaaatattgaagGTTTAGGAACAACAATAGATGTTATCTTGACAAACGGTATATTAAGAGAATCTGATACCATTGTGTTATGTGGAATCAATGGACCTATAGTAACCGTGATTAGAGCATTATTAACACCACAACctttaaaagaattaagaattaaaaatgaatatatacatcataaatatattaaggCATGTATAGGAGTAAAAATATCGGCGAATAATTTAGAAGAAGTCTTATGTGGTACATCATTATTTGTTGTAAATAATttagaagaagaagaagaatataaaaagaaagtaATGACAGATGTATCTGATGTATTTAATCATGTAGATAAAACAGGTGTGGGTTTATATGTTATGGCTAGTACTTTAGGTTCATTAGAAGcattattaatttttctgAATGATTCCAAAATTCCAGTATTTGGAGTAAATATAGGAACtattcaaaaaaaagatgTAAAAAAAGCTAGTATCATGAGAGAAAAAGGAAGACCTGAATATGCTGTAATATTAGCCTTTGATGTAAAAATAGATCCAGAGGCCGAAAAAGAAGCAGCTCTTCTAGGTGTAGAAATTATGCAAAGAGATATCATTTATCATCTCTTCGATTCATTTACTGCATatctaaaaaaaatagaagaAGAGAAAAAACAAAGCAAAATTACAGATGCTATATTCCCTTGTGAACTTTCAGTTATAAATGATTGTGTatttaacaaaaaagaTCCAATCGTTATAGGAGTAAGAGTAGAATGTGGTCAACTCAAAATAGGAACACCCCTTTTTGTACcagaaaaaaatattaaaatagGTAATGTAGTAAGTGTTcaaagtaataaaaaaaatttcgATAAAGCCAGAAAAGGAGATGAAGTATGTATTAAAATTTGTGGGGAACCACATGTAACATATGGGAAACATTTTGATTCAACacaaaaaatttatagTAAAATTACAAGAGAAAGTATAGATGTTCTCAAAGAATATTTTAGAAGCGAGTTAACAATGGAAGATTGGAAGCTCGTAGTACAGctcaaaaaaatatttaacattgtataa
- a CDS encoding MYND finger protein, putative (Possible contamination with P. gaboni reads~part of same gene as PRSY57_0605700B~gap found within coding sequence), translating to MNISDIEFLNHVNNIKNMDILQLFSKDWMIYHEHIVYINVYLHNHKDIIDIIQDERMNIILKKFELILRDLIKIYFIRFLYFEKKEENISILNKNEKVQYENMMDEDTLNHIRISSYILMYHELSLLNIIEFILYSDYVYDHIETYMINIISYVYSNLISFLGTKSEQYFVKPISEMFINEMVLEEEDNTYNVDKLKIYLNIINILRNITDKIHLLNNTVVNKIVDYDMLLILIPLIEKKPWRHQNYVFEKNEWIRTDDHTLCSVEKQLWLILYTLILSDSCQQKYEMTNYRRNNILK from the exons ATGAACATCAGCGATATAGAATTCTTGAATCatgtgaataatataaaaaatatggacATCCTACAACTTTTCTCAAAGGa TTGGATGATATATCATGAACATATTGTTTACATTAATGTATACCTACATAACCATAAGGATATTATTGATATAATACAAGATGAACgaatgaatattattttgaaaaag TTTGAACTTATACTAAGagatttaataaaaatttatttcattCGCTTCCTGTATTTTGAAaagaaagaagaaaatatttctataCTTAACAAAAATGAGAAAGTacaatatgaaaatatgatGGATGAAGATACATTGAATCATATACGTATATCAAGTTATATATTG ATGTATCATGAATTGTCTCTTTTGAACATAATCGAATTTATCTTATATTCTGATTACGTTTATGATCATATAGAGACTTACATGATAAACATCATATCATACGTATATTCGAATTTAATATCATTCCTAGGAAC GAAATCAGAGCAATATTTTGTGAAACCCATAAGCGAAATGTTCATAAATGAg ATGGTATTagaagaagaagataaTACATACAATGTTGACAAgctaaaaatatatctcaatataataaatatacttCGAAATATTACTGATAAAATTCACCTTTTGAATAACACTGttgtaaataaaatagtAGATTACg acatgctattaattttaatcccacttattgaaaaaaaacCATGGAGACATCAAAATTATGTGTTCGAAAAAAATGA ATGGATAAGAACTGATGATCATACATTATGTAGTGTGGAAAAACAA CTATGGctaatattatatactcTCATATTAAGCGATTCATGCCAACaaaa GTATGAAATGACTAATTATAGAAGGAACAATATTCTGAAG